In one window of Drosophila ananassae strain 14024-0371.13 chromosome XR, ASM1763931v2, whole genome shotgun sequence DNA:
- the LOC6499962 gene encoding uncharacterized protein LOC6499962 isoform X3 yields MADTVIYILHILHILLGPFIISKNLKSLTNLKEVSYILVKSNRSFIGVYVGIHIAEDDDDDADGDDDDDDDLEGNGILVVADELDSIFEGTEQHNFQIGPKNEISETKKEPPLASASHIHTKQLRNLEMFSLPTGEKGGTLAQVAASKRKRKSLNPLRCPIQPESFADSSLDCDVVADLSLKKICLPSQPKEICLPAKEPVEGESTKAIPSPPLTPYGDPKAAVTIKTEFPDESELSQKEDNLYLQGTEIKLESPEEIGFDSAEKTYLQIKPKFPGDDRSELKDYQSKSVNNNNVIKDKPEEVTERNASNYLETDLELESEPEVPIDRENPLRCMACGEIFKNHFHLKTHHQSVHLKLHHKCNIDGCNAAFSSKRSRDRHSSNLNLHRKLLSTSDDNGTHPVVLQDPLLELMSLNLNNNKAAIGGTSTSLSMGVDGVPGIGSIQAEILARICAGARGALNVPLGFEALQHRFALSHGHRHPLGINHCGSPLLFPSLHRLPRFPQLTPNILAARAVAGGGGLGLFSRRTSSDSNSQHSITPPDSKSPSQRPDVLPLAASHSRSGSGSDSPDTTIVNSASLSVIETPGALEEAGQGRSPNFIS; encoded by the coding sequence GTCGGCATTCACATTGCAGAAGACGATGATGACGATGCAGACGgagatgatgatgacgatgatgatctAGAAGGAAACGGTATATTGGTTGTTGCTGATGAATTGGATAGCATCTTTGAGGGGACTGAGCAGCATAACTTTCAAATAGGTCCCAAAAACGAAATTTCGGAGACCAAAAAGGAACCCCCACTTGCTTCAGCCAGCCACATTCACACCAAACAGTTGCGCAACTTAGAAATGTTTTCTCTGCCCACTGGCGAAAAAGGCGGGACTCTTGCTCAAGTAGCAGCCAGcaaacgaaaaagaaaaagtctAAATCCCTTACGCTGCCCGATTCAACCAGAGAGCTTTGCCGATAGTTCACTGGACTGTGACGTTGTTGCAGACCTTtcgcttaaaaaaatatgtttaccTTCACAACCCAAAGAAATCTGTTTACCAGCCAAAGAACCTGTGGAAGGCGAGTCCACCAAGGCGATTCCATCACCGCCGCTTACGCCCTATGGCGATCCTAAAGCCGCCGTAACTATAAAGACCGAATTCCCCGATGAGTCGGAGCTAAGCCAAAAGGAAGATAATCTTTATCTGCAAGGAACAGAAATTAAGCTGGAGTCACCTGAGGAAATTGGTTTTGACTCTGCTGAAAAGACATATTTGCAAATTAAGCCCAAATTTCCTGGTGACGACAGGTCTGAACTAAAAGATTATCAATCTAAAAGCGTAAACAATAACAATGTGATCAAAGATAAACCTGAGGAGGTGACCGAACGTAATGCATCGAATTATCTGGAAACTGATCTGGAGCTTGAATCCGAGCCAGAGGTGCCCATTGACCGAGAAAACCCTCTAAGATGCATGGCCTGTggtgaaatttttaaaaaccattttcACTTAAAAACTCATCATCAAAGTGTGCATCTTAAGCTCCATCATAAATGCAACATAGACGGCTGTAATGCCGCGTTTTCCTCAAAACGTAGCCGAGACAGACACAGTTCAAATCTAAATCTTCACCGCAAGCTGCTTTCCACTAGTGACGACAACGGTACGCATCCAGTTGTACTGCAGGATCCGCTGCTGGAACTAATGAGTCTCAACCTTAATAACAACAAAGCCGCTATCGGTGGCACTTCAACGTCTTTATCTATGGGCGTTGATGGCGTTCCAGGGATCGGCAGTATACAAGCAGAAATCCTGGCACGTATTTGTGCCGGAGCGCGCGGGGCACTGAACGTTCCGCTTGGCTTCGAGGCTTTGCAGCATCGCTTTGCCCTTAGTCATGGACATAGGCATCCATTAGGGATCAATCACTGTGGCAGCCCACTTCTTTTTCCTAGTCTGCATCGGTTGCCGCGATTTCCTCAGCTGACACCTAACATACTTGCAGCAAGAGCAGTTGCAGGAGGAGGTGGGCTTGGACTTTTCTCCCGAAGAACTTCGTCCGACTCAAACTCGCAACACTCCATAACTCCTCCAGACTCAAAAAGTCCATCTCAGCGGCCAGATGTATTACCGTTGGCCGCATCACACTCTCGATCCGGCTCAGGATCTGACTCACCAGACACTACGATTGTTAATTCTGCATCACTAAGCGTGATAGAAACTCCTGGTGCGTTAGAAGAAGCGGGTCAAGGGCGAAGCCCAAATTTTATATCATGA